The following are encoded together in the Triticum dicoccoides isolate Atlit2015 ecotype Zavitan chromosome 6B, WEW_v2.0, whole genome shotgun sequence genome:
- the LOC119324332 gene encoding squamosa promoter-binding-like protein 4 has protein sequence MEWTAPKSTPLSPPHLLWDWGDAAAPGSSGEAAGRRGKEKRARGEGAGGGGGGGGGGVRCQVEGCGVELRDAKEYHRKHRVCEAHTKSPRVVVAGQERRFCQQCSRFHGLSEFDQKKRSCRRRLSDHNARRRKPQPDAFSFAPARLPSSLMFDDRRQISFVWNKDPLSHGRPFPCSPWDSPSDFKLPQVKEIREVSINGQVHFDKSHLPNAVPALSHDIPELLPMKGPDASVTASKLGGAPDLQRALSLLSASSCGLPDPVQQASCLVQFTGASQNSRGPSPHGGSPPSVSCAEGQPMAPSPQFVRFTMDGASSGYESTFFGVNRMN, from the exons ATGGAGTGGACGGCCCCGAAGTCCACCCCGCTCTCCCCGCCCCACCTCCTCTGGGACTGGGGCGACGCCGCCGCGCCGGGctcctccggcgaggcggcggggaggcgcgggaaGGAGAAGCGGGCcaggggggagggggccggcggaggaggaggaggaggaggagggggcgtgAGGTGCCAGGTGGAGGGCTGCGGGGTCGAGCTCCGCGACGCGAAGGAGTACCACCGGAAGCACCGGGTCTGCGAGGCCCACACCAAGTCCCCCcgcgtcgtcgtcgccggccagGAGCGCCGCTTCTGCCAGCAGTGCAGCCG GTTCCATGGGCTGTCGGAGTTCGACCAGAAGAAGAGGAGCTGCCGGAGGCGACTGTCCGATCACAATGCTCGGCGCCGGAAGCCACAGCCGGACGCATTCTCCTTTGCACCGGCAAGGCTCCCGTCGTCATTGATGTTTG ATGATAGACGGCAAATAAGTTTTGTCTGGAATAAAGATCCACTTAGTCATGGAAGGCCTTTCCCATGTTCTCCATGGGACAGCCCATCTGACTTCAAGCTCCCGCAAGTGAAGGAAATAAGAGAAGTATCAATCAATGGGCAAGTTCATTTTGATAAATCTCATCTACCCAATGCTGTTCCAGCACTGAGTCATGACATACCTGAGCTGCTACCAATGAAAG GTCCTGACGCATCTGTAACCGCTTCGAAATTAGGTGGAGCACCGGATCTTCAGCGTGCTCTCTCTCTTCTGTCAGCTAGTTCTTGTGGATTACCTGATCCTGTACAGCAAGCATCTTGTCTCGTCCAATTCACTGGTGCTAGCCAAAACAGCCGGGGCCCTTCACCACATGGAGGTAGCCCTCCGTCGGTGTCCTGTGCCGAAGGACAGCCCATGGCGCCATCGCCTCAGTTTGTCCGTTTCACCATGGACGGCGCCAGCAGTGGCTATGAATCCACTTTCTTCGGCGTAAACCGGATGAATTGA
- the LOC119324395 gene encoding serine/threonine-protein kinase STY13-like: protein MAEGARFHGMVGGGGKGMQENEFNGFFSMPYYQKIGEGSHMSVDSTDNYNLAGGSVTMSVDNSSVGSNESRTVILKHPGLRDAPTASYSVGNSVFRPNRVAAHTLNEDALARVLMDPNHPTEILSKYQQWAIDLGRLDMGVPFAQGAFGKLYRGTYIGEDVAIKLLEKPENDMERAQSLEQQFVQEVMMLSTLRHPNIVRFIGACRKSIVWCIITEYAKGGSVRQFLAKRQNKSVPLRLAVKQALDVARGMAYVHALGFIHRDLKSDNLLIAADRSIKIADFGVARIEVKTEGMTPETGTYRWMAPEMIQHRPYDHKVDVYSFGIVLWELITGMLPFTNMTAVQAAFAVVNKGARPAIPHDCLPSLTHIMTRCWDANPEVRPPFTEIVCMLENAEMEVVSHVRKARFRCCVAEPMTTD from the exons ATGGCTGAAGGGGCAAGGTTTCATGGCATGGTTGGCGGTGGCGGCAAGGGGATGCAAGAGAACGAGTTCAATGGCTTCTTCAGCATGCCCTACTATCAGAAAATTGGGGAGGGCTCCCACATGTCTGTCGACAGCACTGACAACTACAACCTCGCCGGTGGCTCCGTTACCATGTCAGTGGACAACAGCAGCGTGGGCTCGAACGAGTCCCGTACCGTCATACTAAAGCACCCGGGCCTCCGTGATGCCCCAACCGCAAGCTATTCGGTTGGCAACAGTGTCTTTCGTCCCAACCGTGTGGCTGCGCACACCCTAAATGAAGATGCATTGGCCAGGGTTCTGATGGACCCGAATCATCCAACAGAGATACTTAGCAAGTACCAGCAGTGGGCCATTGATCTGGGGAGGTTGGATATGGGGGTTCCCTTTGCACAGGGAGCCTTTGGGAAGCTGTACCGGGGAACATATATTGGAGAAGATGTTGCCATTAAGCTGCTGGAGAAGCCTGAGAATGATATGGAGAGAGCACAATCGTTGGAACAGCAGTTTGTGCAAGAAGTTATGATGTTATCTACCCTAAGGCACCCAAATATAGTAAGATTTATAGGGGCTTGCAGGAAGTCAATTGTGTGGTGCATTATTACTGAGTATGCAAAAGGTGGCTCAGTCAGGCAGTTCCTGGCAAAAAGGCAGAACAAGTCGGTACCTTTGAGGCTGGCTGTCAAACAAGCATTGGATGTAGCGAGGGGAATGGCGTATGTGCATGCTTTGGGATTTATCCACAGGGACCTGAAGTCGGATAATCTTCTAATTGCAGCAGACAGATCCATTAAGATTGCTGACTTTGGTGTTGCTCGAATTGAAGTGAAAACAGAGGGGATGACACCAGAGACAGGAACCTACCGCTGGATGGCACC GGAAATGATCCAGCACAGGCCTTATGATCATAAAGTTGATGTCTATAGCTTCGGGATCGTTTTGTGGGAGCTTATAACTGGCATGCTTCCTTTCACAAACATGACAGCTGTTCAGGCGGCTTTTGCTGTTGTAAATAAGGGTGCTCGTCCAGCAATCCCACATGACTGCCTGCCTTCCCTAACCCACATCATGACGCGCTGTTGGGATGCAAACCCTGAAGTTCGCCCACCATTCACCGAGATCGTCTGCATGCTTGAGAACGCCGAGATGGAGGTCGTGAGCCATGTCCGTAAAGCACGCTTCCGCTGCTGCGTCGCTGAACCCATGACCACCGACTGA